AGTGGTAAAGCAGAAAAGGACCAGGAGATCTTCAGGAAAATTATTTGCATGTCAGGAATTTGTGGACAATTCCAGGCTTGCATTCCCTGCTGGTGGTGATGAATGTAACAAGGGCTTCCTTCAAAACCTGAACCTACCTCAAGATCAGAATCCTCaaagaagggagaaatggggCAGATATGACAATTACAGGAAACCCTTTAATCAGAGATCCTTGCTTTTGAGGCATAAGCAAATTCTTAAAAAATCTTATgaatgcagtgaatgtggaaGAGTCATGAGACGTAAGGCAAATTTTATTCGCCATCAAAGAATTCACTCTTCAGAGAATCCCTTTGAGTGTAACATATGTGGACAAGCCTTCAAACAGAAGTCGGTTCTTATTGCCCATAAACAGTGTCACCCGCAAAAAAATCCATATAAATGTCATGACTGTGGAAAGTTTTTCCGTCAGTTCACCTATCTTGTTGACCATAAGAGGATTCATACCAAAGAAAAACCCTATAAATGTAGTGAATGTGACAAGATGTTTAGTCAGAATTCAACTCTTATTCGACATCAGTTAACCCATAGTGGAGAAAAACCCCATAAATGCCACAAATGTGGAAAAGCCTTTGGTCGGCATTCAACCCTTATGAGCCACCAACAAATTCACACTGAACAGCATACCCATAAATGTAGTGAATGTGGGCAGTCCTTTCGTCGGAATGTAGATCTTATTCAGCATCAAAGAACCCATACCAAGGAGGAATTCTTTCAATGTACAGAATGTGGGAAAACTTTTAGTTTCAAGACAAATCTTCATCGACATGAGGTcattcacactggagagagacCCTATAAATGTGACAAATGTGGAAAATCTTTCAGTTGGCGCACAAGCTTTATAAAGCATCAGGGTACTCACAGAGGGCAGGTATCTACATGACGTTAGTGAGGAACGCTACCATTTAAAGACCAGAACATACCACCATTGCAAGTATATATAACTTGTTTCCTAAAATgtagtaataattttaaaaaactgaaatggtGTTTGTTTCTGTTGGGAACcctgtttttttatattttaaaaaaattttttaggaggcactagaaagaggacctcatacatgtgaagcaggcactcaaacactgcgctacacccactcccctgggGACCCTCTTTTTATAGCTCACCTTCCTGCTATGGTCAAGAATTACTTCACagaaaatgcaataaatgtaatAGACTCCTTATGTCCAGTCTCACTTGAAGTCCCCTAGACCCTGATTGCCTCCACTCTGGTTAAAGCAGAAAGGAGGCACTTAGCTTTGTTCTGTGGTCTCCTGGGCTGGGGACCTTTTGGTGGATTGTGAATGATTTGAGAATGTCTCTCTTAGTTCATATAGAAGACATGATACTgcatggactctttttttttttttttttttttttttttaaggaggtaacggggattgaagctgggactTCAAACGTTTGAAGCATATACTCAAccaccactgagctatacccattctTGCGTAGACTTCTAAAAACAGTATGAGGACTACACACTAGTAACTAGTGAGACATTAAGAATTactaagggaagtggatttgacccaacggatagggcatccacctaccacatgggaggtccagtgtccaaacccagggcctcctgatccatgtgaagagctggcccacgtgcagagctgatgcacacatggagtgctgtgccacacaggggtgtcccccatgtaggggagccccatgcacaaggagtgtgccctgtaaggagagctgcttagcacgaaaaaagtgcagcctgcccaggaatggtgccacacacacagctgacgaagcaagatgatgcaacaaaaagaaacagattcccgggactgctgagaatgcaagcagacacagaagaaaatgcagtgagtggacacagagagcagacaactggggggagcagggaatggggaaggggagagataaatctttagaaaaaaaaaagaattactaaaatgtattcacaaaatcaCCATGCTGCTAGGTTCTCCTGAGCATTCTAAGTCAATACTTGCAGCAGAGGCTGTTGGTGCCAGGCCCATCCCTCTGGCTTCCCCTCTTCTGTGTGCTTCCTCTGATGTACAGCAGTATCTCTTTTCCTGCAGGCTTTTTTTCTAAAACCATGAGAGGCCACTGCTTCTGCTCTGCAGCCTTCAATCACTGGTTAATGGGAATTCAAGTCTAAATACCAGATCACTCTCTTCCCTTGTGTACAGCATTTCTGAAGTACATTCTTACAACTTCTCAGAATTTCCTCCATGGGATTACACACATTCACCCACGGTGGCAGCTGCTTTACTGGCTGCTTtcccttttctgtgtctttcCTCCGGTCCTCCTACCACTATTTCCACCACCCACCTCCAATAAACTATTTGTGCTCAAAAGGTATTTCTAGTCCTGAAGGAGCAATAGCCCTTTTGTTTGCACAGTTACTCAGCATTGTCTTACAGGTTAAATAGATTGAGCTGTTTATATTTCCTACAGCTCACTAAAACAAGAAATCCATTTGAAATTATTCAGCATCCTTGACATCATCCTAGGTCTGCATTTATAAATTGCTGCTATTTAGACCCTCTCACATTACTCAAATCCTTTCTAGTTTCTTCTCGATTTTATTTCCTTGCCCCTACCTATTCAATGACTTCTTAGccagtatatataaaaataaaatatatattttaaaagttccaCTGAGAATGAAGAAAGCCCGTGGCAGCCCATATGACCAGGGAGTTTTACCTCTTGTAGGGGAGAACATGATTGGTGGCAGACTGTAAATTGTGTTCAAAATACATAATCAACGTTTTTATACTGGTTAGTATGAATTGGTGAGAAGAAAGGGTTGCCAAATTGTATTTTCCTAAGCAAAATGAAGTTAAGACTTCTGACTTGGGAGGAAATAAGCCAGTGAGAGAGAAGTCCTGCTGAAAAAACCCTGGGGAGATTGGGACCTGTGAAAACAGGTCCAGGCCTGAGTACACAGGAGGGTGCCTCAGGCTGTGACGCCTAATTCTGCCTGGATGATGCCCAAGCCTCCAGCTCTCCAGAGATAGGAAGGGGCACAGCTAAGTTAGCGTCCAGAAATAACAGACACACCTACCACCAGCCATATCTGTCCAAAGGGCAAAAATATCTAGAGCTACACTGTTGAGTATGGCAGCCAGTAGCCATACGAGGTCTTTTgaaataaaactaattaaaattaaagttcctCAGCCAAAAGTCATATTTCAAGATCAGCACAGATACAGATAGAGAACATTCCCTTCATCACAGAAAAGTATTGGACAGTCCAGGCAGACAGACCCTAAGGGCTTTCTGCTGAGAAAAAAAGAGTAGGAAAATGGGAGCTTGTATTTGGTACCAtttctctatttccaaataaatagaCCTCTTTTCCCGCTATAAAATTGCCCCccatggggagtagatgtagctgagtagttgagtgcccgcttctcatgtatgaggtcccggatttaatctccggtacctcctaaaaaaaaaaagtaaaaaagataaaattgattctcccccccccccccccccccccccccccccccccccccccgcatagAATATTTGATTCCCTGAATTCCTGGGACACAGAGTGTGGCAGGATGAGGGGGATGCAGGTGGGCAAGGAAACGTGAATAGGTTGGTCTGGAAGACTTGTCATAGACCTGCTTTTGGAGAAACATGTCAGCAGTTCAGGTGCTCCTAAGGAGCCTCTGCCTCAAAAGAG
Above is a window of Dasypus novemcinctus isolate mDasNov1 chromosome 23, mDasNov1.1.hap2, whole genome shotgun sequence DNA encoding:
- the ZNF789 gene encoding zinc finger protein 789 isoform X1 codes for the protein MEAVHPPARWKELLSFEDIALYFSRDEWENLDWAQKHLYRDVMLENYKNMILLGFHFPKPEVISQLEHWEESWMLDLPRAGNRKASGSACPGSEARCIMKKLTPEQKISEETESYKITVVKQKRTRRSSGKLFACQEFVDNSRLAFPAGGDECNKGFLQNLNLPQDQNPQRREKWGRYDNYRKPFNQRSLLLRHKQILKKSYECSECGRVMRRKANFIRHQRIHSSENPFECNICGQAFKQKSVLIAHKQCHPQKNPYKCHDCGKFFRQFTYLVDHKRIHTKEKPYKCSECDKMFSQNSTLIRHQLTHSGEKPHKCHKCGKAFGRHSTLMSHQQIHTEQHTHKCSECGQSFRRNVDLIQHQRTHTKEEFFQCTECGKTFSFKTNLHRHEVIHTGERPYKCDKCGKSFSWRTSFIKHQGTHRGQVST
- the ZNF789 gene encoding zinc finger protein 789 isoform X2, producing MEAVHPPARWKELLSFEDIALYFSRDEWENLDWAQKHLYRDVMLENYKNMILLGSEARCIMKKLTPEQKISEETESYKITVVKQKRTRRSSGKLFACQEFVDNSRLAFPAGGDECNKGFLQNLNLPQDQNPQRREKWGRYDNYRKPFNQRSLLLRHKQILKKSYECSECGRVMRRKANFIRHQRIHSSENPFECNICGQAFKQKSVLIAHKQCHPQKNPYKCHDCGKFFRQFTYLVDHKRIHTKEKPYKCSECDKMFSQNSTLIRHQLTHSGEKPHKCHKCGKAFGRHSTLMSHQQIHTEQHTHKCSECGQSFRRNVDLIQHQRTHTKEEFFQCTECGKTFSFKTNLHRHEVIHTGERPYKCDKCGKSFSWRTSFIKHQGTHRGQVST
- the ZNF789 gene encoding zinc finger protein 789 isoform X3 encodes the protein MLENYKNMILLGFHFPKPEVISQLEHWEESWMLDLPRAGNRKASGSACPGSEARCIMKKLTPEQKISEETESYKITVVKQKRTRRSSGKLFACQEFVDNSRLAFPAGGDECNKGFLQNLNLPQDQNPQRREKWGRYDNYRKPFNQRSLLLRHKQILKKSYECSECGRVMRRKANFIRHQRIHSSENPFECNICGQAFKQKSVLIAHKQCHPQKNPYKCHDCGKFFRQFTYLVDHKRIHTKEKPYKCSECDKMFSQNSTLIRHQLTHSGEKPHKCHKCGKAFGRHSTLMSHQQIHTEQHTHKCSECGQSFRRNVDLIQHQRTHTKEEFFQCTECGKTFSFKTNLHRHEVIHTGERPYKCDKCGKSFSWRTSFIKHQGTHRGQVST